A window of the Miscanthus floridulus cultivar M001 chromosome 14, ASM1932011v1, whole genome shotgun sequence genome harbors these coding sequences:
- the LOC136506157 gene encoding uncharacterized protein, whose translation MAASSGDHTASGGGVGCASGEESACSTPFVSALSSPDRDPSFSAAGCFYSAPSSPARDPSFSAAGCFYSAPASPARGGPGTADEYDGCELGFDFDFSRCPSPAAAAMSSADELFHNGQIRPMRLTSFLLRPQALPSLDGDVPPPPQPPPSEQPPPHERGRLRRSPPVHRRYRSLSPFRARWLSPSSSPAPAAQSVEPAAAGEAEAAPSASRSSSSSSTASSASSSSSRSYYRRWGFLKDILHRSKSDGGERPPLPSNPSPPLPPAAPKRNPSPSASRGRGRARRSAHARLYEARRAEAEEMRRRTFLPYRQGGLLLGCLGLGSLGFGAMHGLAAPAAAGKARP comes from the coding sequence ATGGCCGCCAGCTCCGGCGACCACACTGCCAGTGGCGGCGGCGTTGGATGCGCAAGTGGGGAGGAAAGCGCGTGCTCCACACCCTTCGTAAGCGCGCTGTCCAGCCCCGACCGCGACCCGTCGTTCTCCGCTGCGGGTTGCTTCTACAGCGCGCCGTCCAGCCCCGCCCGCGACCCGTCGTTCTCCGCTGCCGGTTGCTTCTACAGCGCGCCGGCGAGCCCCGCGCGCGGCGGCCCCGGCACTGCGGATGAGTACGACGGCTGCGAGCTGGGATTCGACTTCGACTTCTCGCGCTGCCCGTCTCCCGCCGCGGCGGCGATGTCCTCCGCCGACGAGCTCTTCCACAACGGCCAGATCCGGCCAATGCGGCTCACGTCCTTCCTGCTCCGCCCGCAGGCGCTCCCGTCTCTCGACGGAGACGTCCCCCCGCCACCGCAGCCGCCGCCTTCggagcagccgccgccgcacgAGCGCGGCCGTCTCCGCCGGAGCCCGCCCGTGCACCGCCGGTACCGCTCCCTCTCCCCGTTCCGCGCCCGCTGGctatcgccgtcgtcgtcgcctgcCCCGGCGGCTCAGTCCGTGGAGCCAGCAGCGGCGGGCGAGGCCGAGGCGGCCCCGTCGGCGTCgcggtcgtcgtcgtcctcctcgacGGCGTCCTCTGCTTCCTCCTCGTCGTCAAGAAGCTACTACCGCAGGTGGGGTTTCTTGAAGGACATCCTCCACCGGAGCAAGTCCGACGGCGGCGAGCGCCCACCTCTCCCCTCCAACCCGTCGCCTCCGCTGCCGCCGGCGGCGCCCAAGAGGAACCCCTCCCCGTCGGCATCACGAGGCCGCGGGAGGGCGAGGAGGTCGGCGCATGCGCGGCTGTACGAGGCCCGGCGCGCAGAGGCGGAGGAGATGCGGCGGCGCACGTTCCTGCCATACCGGCAgggcggcctcctcctcggctGCCTCGGGCTCGGTTCCCTCGGCTTCGGCGCCATGCACGGCCTCGCGGCCCCGGCCGCGGCCGGCAAGGCCAGACCGTGA